The Qingrenia yutianensis genome includes a window with the following:
- a CDS encoding glycoside hydrolase family 88/105 protein, translating to MTRPIDYAKTACDTIMQKYKAPDLPTMNTFFYIGGVFLSGMQRVYFQTGEKKYFDYIKEWVDSYIFPDGTILGYNRPYDTDEVTRVMTLVPKTFDHKQPGILLFDLYKETGDERYRKAIDYIYEKVPDWGRNSKGGFWHMSVTPNQMWLDSLYMIGPFLAMYSKFKNEKSALCEAVNQAILMYENMRDERGLLHHGWDDSGEAEWAGENGLSPTVWGRAMGWFTVAVPDIMDYLNPGSEEYKKLAEMEANALKAVLKYRNNLGLWCQVLDRPDAEDNWCETSCSCLFTYALFKSVRLGIISKDYLDDAKKAYDALIGRLKYDGEQMLIENVSVGTCIDEGDYRHYIERRTVTNDLHGTGAFVLMCTEAEKML from the coding sequence ATGACAAGACCGATAGATTATGCAAAAACGGCGTGCGATACAATTATGCAAAAATACAAGGCGCCCGACCTTCCCACAATGAACACGTTTTTCTACATAGGCGGTGTGTTTTTGTCGGGTATGCAGAGGGTGTATTTTCAAACGGGCGAGAAAAAATATTTTGACTATATTAAAGAATGGGTTGACAGCTATATTTTTCCCGACGGCACAATTCTGGGATACAACCGTCCGTATGACACAGACGAGGTTACGCGCGTTATGACGCTTGTACCCAAAACGTTCGACCACAAACAGCCGGGAATACTTTTGTTTGATTTATATAAGGAAACAGGCGACGAAAGATACAGAAAAGCGATTGATTATATATATGAAAAAGTGCCGGACTGGGGAAGAAATTCCAAAGGCGGTTTTTGGCATATGAGCGTCACGCCGAACCAAATGTGGCTGGACAGTTTGTATATGATCGGGCCGTTTCTTGCGATGTATTCAAAGTTCAAAAATGAAAAATCCGCTCTTTGCGAAGCGGTTAATCAGGCAATTTTGATGTATGAAAATATGCGCGACGAAAGAGGACTTCTGCATCACGGCTGGGACGACAGCGGTGAGGCTGAATGGGCAGGCGAAAACGGACTTTCCCCGACGGTGTGGGGGCGCGCGATGGGCTGGTTTACCGTTGCGGTGCCGGATATTATGGATTATTTAAATCCCGGGTCGGAGGAATATAAAAAGCTTGCCGAAATGGAGGCAAACGCGCTTAAAGCGGTGCTTAAATACAGAAATAACTTGGGTTTGTGGTGTCAGGTGCTCGACCGTCCCGACGCTGAGGACAACTGGTGCGAAACGTCGTGTTCCTGCCTTTTTACATATGCTTTGTTCAAATCGGTGCGCCTCGGCATAATTTCAAAAGATTATCTTGACGACGCAAAAAAAGCGTATGACGCGCTTATAGGCAGATTAAAATACGACGGCGAACAAATGCTTATTGAAAACGTTTCGGTCGGCACGTGCATTGATGAGGGCGACTACAGGCATTATATCGAAAGACGCACCGTGACCAACGATTTGCACGGAACGGGCGCGTTTGTGCTTATGTGCACCGAGGCTGAAAAGATGTTGTAA
- a CDS encoding S-layer homology domain-containing protein: protein MNIRKYISLITAVFLICTSVSFTSFAFDADDSDDFYEASAVIKNLSGEYFESGDVTRAQFTKALVNVMRIAQGADLTDKSAFPFKDVSENDGYYGEIYQAYKAGIIASGENFNPNENITFAQAVKMCICAVGYADAAEYKGGYPAGYLKCASELKLIGRQNGETFSDRDAVVLLYNLLCSSFMLTEYKNGFAHFEDTDETYLERLYSVLCAEGIVISTNISPSDSADAEEDGYITVDGKMYNYDGGTSGLLGKNVRVFYKKGTSDALFTVERENAVLEFDADGITEFSLGKITVETENSGKEKSYKTVGARYVYNGRTVGTFSLDDINGDYARVLLLDNDDDNNYEYVFVYDYKYLTVDSVQKNPVVISDINNGEKNIFRTEDNGAVLEIYGADGEPEEIDDLEKGGIIAAAQSKDLSFALIKKVSGTLDGTLEAKDADGKIYINGEKYTLTDYAKRNCSDIMKLNENYSFALGLNNDIVALSGFSSQMQYGYLTEVTEPENKADDEVKFEVYTLGGVLKTLSVKRAKVDGVSSRKKADILPVLNANVSKLIKFKLGKDGTVSVIDTAETVYEYKEPSDIENCLMQYKFTSGGKEVTEFTYRSGGQSCMPYFNVSSSVILRVSEDDDEKDFAVLDKSSLYSGYKYKFDVYDLSENGTAGVVVAQDKSVKSRTNYMIEKIRNGAMPNGDDGKVLYVYSAGEYKKLYMPADAENQLEKALNPGDIVQVTLDADNTVKFIDLVFDAKTLSPCTKTVSGINYDGLNNISYWYGALYYTDGIYGYISKTKTANSYDYSFENLINIRLNTANIGIINKERDEIRPITPSQLKDYKSFGNDNCFIVARLNAQAPMEVYAYEIQ from the coding sequence ATGAATATCAGAAAATACATTTCGCTTATCACCGCCGTATTTTTGATTTGCACGTCGGTATCTTTCACATCCTTTGCGTTTGATGCGGACGACAGCGACGATTTTTATGAGGCAAGCGCGGTGATTAAAAACCTTTCGGGCGAGTATTTTGAAAGCGGTGACGTTACAAGGGCGCAGTTTACAAAAGCGCTTGTAAACGTTATGCGCATAGCACAGGGCGCGGATTTGACCGACAAAAGCGCGTTTCCGTTTAAGGACGTAAGCGAAAACGACGGGTATTACGGCGAAATATATCAGGCATATAAGGCAGGCATTATCGCATCGGGCGAAAATTTTAACCCGAACGAAAACATAACGTTTGCACAGGCGGTTAAAATGTGCATTTGCGCCGTTGGCTATGCCGATGCTGCGGAATATAAGGGCGGTTATCCCGCGGGATATTTAAAATGCGCCTCCGAGTTAAAGCTTATCGGCAGACAAAACGGTGAAACGTTTTCGGACAGGGACGCGGTTGTGCTTTTATACAATCTTCTTTGCTCGTCGTTTATGCTGACGGAATATAAAAACGGTTTTGCGCATTTTGAGGACACCGACGAAACGTATCTTGAAAGGCTGTATTCGGTTTTGTGCGCGGAGGGAATTGTCATCTCGACAAACATTTCGCCGTCGGACAGTGCAGACGCGGAGGAGGACGGATATATCACCGTTGACGGAAAAATGTATAATTACGACGGCGGAACAAGCGGTCTTTTGGGCAAAAACGTGCGCGTGTTTTACAAAAAAGGCACGTCCGACGCGCTCTTTACGGTTGAGAGGGAAAACGCTGTTTTGGAATTTGATGCGGACGGTATAACAGAATTTTCACTCGGCAAAATAACGGTTGAAACGGAAAATTCCGGCAAAGAGAAAAGTTACAAAACCGTCGGCGCAAGATATGTGTATAACGGCAGAACGGTCGGCACGTTTTCGCTTGACGATATAAACGGCGACTATGCGCGCGTTTTGCTCCTCGACAATGATGACGACAACAATTACGAATATGTTTTTGTATACGATTACAAATATCTGACGGTTGACAGCGTGCAGAAAAATCCCGTTGTCATTTCGGACATAAACAACGGTGAGAAAAACATTTTCAGAACTGAAGACAACGGCGCTGTGCTTGAAATATACGGCGCGGACGGTGAACCGGAGGAAATCGACGACTTGGAAAAGGGCGGAATTATCGCCGCCGCGCAGTCGAAGGATTTAAGCTTTGCGCTGATTAAAAAGGTGTCGGGCACACTTGACGGCACGCTTGAGGCAAAGGACGCGGACGGCAAAATTTACATAAACGGCGAAAAATACACCCTTACCGATTACGCAAAAAGAAACTGTTCCGACATTATGAAGTTAAACGAAAATTATTCGTTTGCACTGGGGTTAAATAACGATATTGTCGCGTTAAGCGGTTTTTCGTCACAGATGCAGTACGGGTATTTAACCGAAGTTACCGAGCCGGAAAACAAGGCGGACGACGAGGTGAAGTTTGAGGTTTACACCCTCGGCGGTGTGCTTAAAACGTTAAGCGTCAAAAGGGCAAAGGTAGACGGTGTATCAAGCAGAAAAAAGGCAGACATTCTGCCTGTTTTGAACGCGAACGTGTCAAAGCTTATCAAATTTAAGCTTGGCAAAGACGGCACGGTGAGTGTTATCGACACCGCGGAAACGGTTTATGAATACAAAGAGCCGTCGGACATTGAAAACTGCCTTATGCAGTATAAATTTACGTCGGGCGGAAAAGAAGTGACCGAGTTTACATACCGTTCGGGCGGTCAGTCGTGTATGCCGTATTTCAACGTCAGCTCGTCGGTTATTCTCCGTGTTTCCGAGGACGATGACGAAAAGGATTTTGCGGTTCTTGACAAATCGAGCCTGTATTCGGGTTACAAATATAAATTCGACGTTTACGATTTATCTGAAAACGGCACGGCAGGCGTTGTTGTCGCACAGGATAAGTCGGTGAAAAGCAGAACGAATTATATGATAGAAAAAATACGAAACGGCGCAATGCCGAACGGCGACGACGGCAAGGTTTTGTATGTTTATTCGGCGGGCGAATATAAAAAACTGTATATGCCTGCCGACGCGGAAAATCAGCTTGAAAAAGCGCTCAATCCGGGCGATATTGTTCAGGTGACTTTAGATGCCGACAACACGGTGAAATTTATAGACTTGGTGTTTGACGCAAAAACCCTTTCGCCGTGCACAAAAACCGTTTCGGGCATAAACTACGACGGCTTAAACAATATAAGCTACTGGTACGGCGCACTGTATTATACCGACGGTATTTACGGCTACATATCCAAAACAAAAACGGCAAATTCGTATGACTATTCTTTTGAAAATCTTATAAATATAAGGCTTAACACGGCAAATATCGGCATTATAAACAAAGAAAGAGATGAAATAAGACCGATTACGCCGTCACAGCTTAAAGATTACAAATCGTTCGGCAACGATAACTGTTTTATCGTGGCACGTCTTAACGCTCAGGCCCCGATGGAGGTGTATGCATATGAAATTCAATAA
- a CDS encoding Ig-like domain-containing protein, with protein MKIKKIISFLLCVSLVMCFCANTAFAEDNEILKIFDFEKIENISEYPEFSGTSNSSKGVSSAVSDGVFTIGKHASATHSMYVDFTQYIGEKTTYSVKLDIMPSFASGKNFMVRFGAIIQLVSKGNGKYVIQRMTDGKFVTENQTEFTFSDLTSGLAFAVKDKTTVDAFYVKNGELTLIYGDMEYVENSSTKAGNLGFTFNKSADGDISMDNVTLSDGALKISDPDPDEPVNDITKFEFTNISTDIFADEGETLNLPVTAEATSGIEKIEVYIDGEIYETLTDTPYVITLQNIDRGSVTVTAKAVSSGKSESEISSNVNFASVDNAYTVFEDSDFADGEGNVLKSGISMYSRRGTVKKDTADQDRGTSLFVGADIPDTSYSSSDIPYIDIPLKSTSGRVNISYDLYIDKKDSSGRKTMVLRLSNDKDTNIVRFTNSEMKLLNNLVTEYSEGKWYHFSVKADTVQNTVSVFVNGVPYFCKSMLSSSNSDGNQSLKLLRLYGPGEENAGFTAIDNIKVTGFYDLPSVTDLTEENGKIYAKLSSGIFAGSIDESTVCLKNSKGKDVLLENVYYDESKTSVVITPAKKLVPSAKYTVEISENAMIADGVYFGEKVLYEFNAKSDTVEVSAYNVSVSGGICKGEVSVKNTSDNKITVFAVMALFDGTKCEKMRIEPITLEKGETKTAVLQGERGSADCAQIYIYSDVFASKLLGEIFKKSF; from the coding sequence ATGAAGATTAAAAAAATCATTTCTTTTTTGCTTTGCGTATCGCTTGTGATGTGTTTTTGCGCAAACACGGCATTTGCGGAGGATAACGAAATACTTAAAATATTCGATTTTGAGAAAATTGAAAATATTTCGGAATATCCCGAGTTTTCGGGAACGTCCAACAGTTCAAAGGGCGTTTCGAGCGCGGTTTCCGACGGTGTTTTCACTATAGGCAAGCATGCGTCGGCAACACACAGTATGTATGTTGATTTTACACAGTATATCGGCGAAAAAACGACATATTCGGTAAAGCTTGACATTATGCCGAGCTTTGCGAGCGGAAAAAACTTTATGGTGCGTTTCGGCGCAATTATTCAGCTTGTGAGCAAGGGAAACGGAAAATACGTTATTCAGCGTATGACAGACGGAAAATTCGTCACCGAAAATCAAACGGAATTTACATTTTCCGATTTAACGTCGGGGCTTGCGTTCGCCGTAAAAGACAAAACAACCGTTGACGCGTTTTATGTTAAAAACGGCGAATTGACGCTTATCTACGGCGATATGGAATATGTTGAAAATTCGTCTACAAAGGCAGGAAATTTGGGATTTACGTTCAACAAATCGGCGGACGGTGATATTTCAATGGATAACGTCACACTTTCAGACGGTGCGCTGAAAATTTCCGACCCCGACCCCGACGAGCCTGTAAACGACATCACAAAATTTGAATTTACAAACATCAGCACGGATATTTTTGCAGACGAGGGCGAAACGTTAAATCTTCCCGTCACCGCCGAGGCAACGTCGGGAATAGAAAAAATCGAGGTTTATATTGACGGCGAGATTTACGAAACACTCACCGACACGCCGTATGTCATCACCTTGCAAAACATTGACCGCGGGAGCGTGACGGTTACTGCAAAGGCGGTGAGCAGCGGCAAAAGCGAAAGCGAAATTTCATCGAACGTGAATTTTGCAAGCGTTGACAATGCGTATACCGTTTTTGAGGACAGCGACTTTGCGGACGGCGAGGGAAATGTGTTAAAATCGGGAATTTCAATGTATTCAAGGCGCGGAACGGTTAAAAAAGACACGGCAGACCAAGACCGCGGCACAAGCCTTTTTGTCGGCGCGGACATTCCCGATACAAGTTATTCTTCATCGGATATTCCGTATATCGACATACCGCTCAAAAGCACGTCGGGCAGGGTAAATATCAGCTATGACCTATATATTGACAAAAAAGACTCAAGCGGAAGAAAAACAATGGTTTTAAGGCTTTCCAACGACAAGGATACAAATATTGTGCGTTTTACAAATTCCGAAATGAAGCTTTTGAATAATCTTGTAACGGAATACAGCGAGGGAAAGTGGTATCATTTTTCGGTTAAGGCTGACACGGTGCAGAACACCGTGAGCGTGTTTGTAAACGGCGTGCCGTATTTTTGCAAATCTATGTTAAGTTCGTCAAATTCCGACGGAAATCAGTCGCTTAAGCTTTTGAGGCTTTACGGTCCGGGCGAGGAAAATGCGGGATTTACCGCTATTGACAATATAAAGGTTACGGGCTTTTACGACTTGCCGAGCGTGACCGATTTAACCGAGGAGAACGGCAAAATTTACGCAAAGCTTTCGTCGGGCATTTTTGCCGGAAGTATAGACGAAAGCACCGTTTGCCTTAAAAATTCAAAGGGAAAAGATGTTTTGCTTGAAAATGTTTATTACGACGAGTCTAAAACCTCGGTTGTGATAACTCCTGCGAAAAAGCTTGTTCCGTCGGCAAAATACACGGTTGAAATATCGGAAAATGCAATGATTGCGGACGGCGTTTATTTCGGTGAAAAGGTTTTGTATGAATTTAATGCAAAATCGGACACCGTCGAGGTGAGCGCGTACAACGTAAGCGTTTCGGGCGGAATTTGCAAAGGCGAGGTGAGCGTTAAAAACACGTCGGACAATAAGATTACGGTTTTTGCGGTTATGGCGCTTTTTGACGGCACAAAATGCGAAAAAATGCGCATTGAGCCGATAACGCTTGAAAAAGGCGAAACAAAAACGGCAGTTTTGCAAGGCGAGAGGGGCAGTGCAGACTGCGCGCAAATTTATATTTACAGCGATGTTTTTGCATCCAAGTTGTTGGGTGAGATTTTTAAAAAGAGTTTTTAA
- a CDS encoding heparinase II/III domain-containing protein: MKFNKTFSKCICAFLTLVLSLQFAPVYAVSKTRTVYSENFDSAPINGIPDGFKAEGEKARVLNSAYGGRVLQVIKGAKTTVTVPVKTEEQKYYIDFKIGAENKTNANISAANNGTVCSILKIEDNEIKTKEGKVISGVTANAEVENNTFYGKLTEISIAVNLKTGTYSAYVNKRLCVEDWKISGAVKPDSFIIEKQEDSENNLYIDDISLYEGGFPWTAQSVKNSSYAQSAVSNDENGEEFFSFTDDIGDFTFFHSTWAGQTKYANNVKMYPKTNEITSEEFDYKNPNKGDKLIFRKKTADDAYIDVNLNIFKGYKSKKQYKYFKISGEFSADFDSDPTAQIFMLRDNTSSAAVINEYPVKIESGRKVTISGTQGFANAAANGACFKVTMYLNLNDGTNTVFFGTGNGWTYNNYRMVAKNVRLTNKIKNLNVVRIACGSGAFSGELKCRNVEITGFDKPFVVNENDVTEVNTSMFEFDKNIADDLDGKILFDYLSNTAFSNGKKYKLEQKGIYQDGEFYIPIAEFNKAYGKNAELDNGVVKSDGKSFAVTCIKNDNGADLIPLKDAAQKVLGFNVFDDTNGLIVTSKAKIYFDNSKEVPYHKRYTPENTWNDTYRYVDFQSNLQYLSDYMLFDRPSAQSLLDGYNKMNEDGKHHISVLASDKDFDRIRELYKTDAYMKKVADDLIAQADMTLKQKIRTYVYDDSIRMLNTARILESRMQLVGFAYQLTGDGKYAEYALKQLDALENFPDLNPIHIIDSGSFGTAIAVAYDWCYDYFTEAQREKIKANVYRLFLSVFPQAFYCRIPAKSVTNNDLTIVMPSLCLKWYSNFNTWVNSGGVCMAAAFMGDYPEICSDYLSNTIRSLEYTMKNLYPDGVWAESSNYWYHVSRSLMYSCATLENIYGTEFNLLSFPGAYETGIANMAIRSMVANYNYHDAADEKIYASHPMGYLGKHFNQKELLAARRATVEKTFDARMADVQIFVADALFYDPEVSVDEIEKLPKVKYSEGVELFSVHGDYKDYDALFFASHGGPTTFYHAHNDNGDFVFDLNGVRWAQALGSEDYNSSLPENEKYRKRPEGHNTVVINNNAEYNQTANAYTPVIDYKEGDGGAYAVYDMTDTYGANVKDYKRGFYIGDNFKTLTVRDEIDLAKDNSEIYWFMHTTADAYVADERTVALSKDGKTMTLRFDTDAPDAEISIMDAVPLPSSPQGEGQTNNVGVRKVAIKLNASGKVNLTVRLGEFAKDADTTPISGWSAPAKSNSAYDMSDYGYSGVVYGEKTDSLAYIPVMSGQKLPDVEIVPNDPEKSAEYIKSDNVNVPNLIKVYNADKTLGKMYIVPYDTQRGTKDLMFDELEIKSSYVSDEPQAENKRENMFDNDFSTRWTTMTRGEYAVFDLGSVQSVDAVAAGFWQSLVRSYYFDLYCSADGVNYEKIDSFTSSPGAEEYQVFGINRVNARYIKLVGNGCSANPNTNILELRILKLNDKFEKIRYGGEE, encoded by the coding sequence ATGAAATTCAATAAAACTTTTTCAAAATGTATCTGCGCTTTTTTAACGCTTGTTTTGTCTTTGCAGTTTGCGCCGGTATACGCGGTAAGCAAAACGCGCACGGTATACAGCGAAAATTTCGATTCCGCACCGATAAACGGCATACCCGACGGCTTTAAGGCAGAGGGCGAAAAGGCGCGCGTTTTAAATTCGGCATACGGCGGACGCGTTCTGCAAGTGATAAAGGGCGCAAAAACGACCGTTACCGTGCCTGTGAAAACAGAAGAGCAGAAATATTATATCGACTTTAAAATAGGCGCGGAAAACAAGACAAACGCAAATATCTCGGCTGCAAACAACGGCACGGTGTGCAGTATTTTGAAAATCGAGGACAACGAAATAAAAACAAAAGAGGGCAAGGTTATTTCGGGCGTCACCGCAAACGCCGAAGTTGAAAACAACACTTTTTACGGCAAACTCACCGAAATAAGCATTGCCGTAAACTTAAAAACAGGAACGTATTCGGCATATGTCAACAAGCGCCTTTGTGTTGAGGACTGGAAAATATCGGGCGCGGTAAAACCCGACAGTTTTATAATTGAAAAACAGGAGGACAGCGAAAACAACCTTTACATTGACGATATTTCGCTTTATGAGGGCGGTTTCCCGTGGACAGCGCAGAGCGTTAAAAACAGCAGTTATGCGCAGAGCGCCGTATCAAACGACGAAAACGGCGAGGAATTTTTCTCGTTTACCGACGATATAGGCGATTTCACGTTTTTTCACAGCACATGGGCAGGACAGACGAAATATGCTAACAATGTAAAAATGTATCCCAAAACAAACGAGATAACGTCGGAGGAATTTGACTATAAAAACCCTAACAAGGGCGACAAGCTGATTTTCAGAAAGAAAACCGCGGATGACGCGTATATCGACGTTAACCTTAATATTTTTAAGGGCTACAAAAGTAAAAAACAGTATAAATACTTTAAAATCAGCGGTGAATTTTCGGCGGATTTCGACTCCGACCCGACCGCGCAGATTTTTATGCTGAGGGACAATACGTCATCAGCCGCCGTTATTAACGAGTATCCCGTGAAAATTGAAAGCGGACGGAAGGTTACGATTTCGGGAACACAGGGATTTGCAAATGCGGCGGCAAACGGCGCGTGCTTTAAGGTTACAATGTACCTTAACCTAAACGACGGCACAAACACGGTATTTTTCGGAACGGGCAACGGCTGGACATACAACAATTACCGTATGGTCGCAAAGAATGTGCGCCTTACAAACAAAATCAAAAATTTAAACGTTGTGCGCATTGCGTGCGGTTCGGGCGCTTTTTCGGGCGAGTTAAAATGCCGAAACGTTGAAATTACAGGCTTTGACAAGCCGTTTGTAGTAAACGAAAACGACGTTACCGAGGTTAACACCTCAATGTTTGAGTTTGACAAAAACATTGCCGATGATTTGGACGGTAAGATTTTGTTTGACTATCTTTCAAACACGGCATTTTCAAACGGCAAAAAATATAAGCTTGAACAAAAGGGAATATATCAAGACGGTGAGTTTTACATTCCGATTGCCGAGTTTAATAAAGCATACGGCAAAAATGCGGAATTGGATAACGGCGTTGTAAAATCGGACGGCAAAAGCTTTGCGGTAACCTGTATAAAAAATGATAACGGCGCGGACTTAATTCCGCTTAAAGACGCGGCGCAAAAAGTTCTCGGGTTTAACGTTTTCGACGACACAAACGGGCTTATTGTGACGTCAAAGGCGAAAATATACTTTGACAATTCAAAAGAAGTGCCGTATCACAAGCGTTATACGCCCGAAAACACGTGGAACGATACATACAGATATGTTGATTTTCAGAGCAATCTTCAGTATTTGAGCGACTATATGCTTTTCGACCGTCCGAGTGCGCAGAGCCTTCTTGACGGCTACAACAAGATGAATGAGGACGGAAAGCATCATATTTCGGTTCTTGCGTCTGATAAGGATTTTGACAGAATAAGAGAATTATACAAAACCGACGCGTATATGAAAAAGGTTGCCGACGATTTAATCGCGCAGGCGGATATGACGCTTAAGCAGAAAATCCGCACATATGTGTATGACGACAGTATAAGAATGTTAAACACGGCGCGCATACTGGAATCGCGTATGCAGCTTGTGGGATTTGCGTATCAGTTAACGGGCGACGGAAAATATGCGGAATATGCTTTAAAACAGCTTGATGCACTTGAAAATTTCCCTGATTTAAACCCGATACACATTATTGACAGCGGTTCGTTCGGCACTGCCATTGCGGTTGCGTATGACTGGTGCTATGATTATTTCACCGAGGCACAGCGCGAAAAAATAAAGGCAAACGTATACAGACTTTTCCTTTCGGTATTTCCGCAGGCTTTCTATTGCAGAATACCCGCAAAGAGTGTTACAAACAACGACTTGACAATCGTTATGCCGAGCCTTTGCCTTAAATGGTACAGTAACTTCAACACCTGGGTAAATTCGGGCGGTGTGTGTATGGCGGCGGCATTTATGGGTGATTATCCCGAAATCTGCTCCGATTATTTGAGCAACACTATCCGAAGTCTTGAGTATACAATGAAAAACTTATATCCCGACGGCGTGTGGGCAGAGAGCAGTAACTACTGGTATCACGTTTCGCGCTCGCTTATGTATTCGTGTGCAACGCTCGAAAACATTTACGGCACGGAATTTAATCTTCTGTCTTTCCCCGGCGCGTATGAAACGGGCATTGCGAATATGGCAATCCGCAGTATGGTCGCAAACTACAACTATCACGACGCGGCGGACGAAAAGATATATGCAAGTCACCCGATGGGGTATCTCGGCAAGCACTTCAATCAAAAAGAACTTTTGGCGGCGCGCAGGGCAACGGTTGAAAAAACGTTTGACGCGCGTATGGCGGACGTTCAGATTTTTGTTGCGGACGCGCTTTTCTACGACCCCGAGGTAAGCGTTGACGAGATAGAAAAGCTTCCGAAGGTTAAATATTCCGAGGGTGTTGAACTTTTCTCGGTTCACGGTGACTACAAAGACTACGACGCACTGTTTTTTGCGTCGCACGGCGGTCCGACGACGTTTTATCACGCGCACAACGACAACGGCGATTTTGTGTTTGACTTAAACGGCGTAAGATGGGCGCAGGCACTCGGCTCGGAGGATTATAATTCGTCGCTCCCGGAAAACGAGAAATACAGAAAACGTCCCGAGGGACACAACACGGTTGTTATAAACAACAACGCGGAATACAATCAGACCGCAAATGCTTACACTCCCGTGATTGATTACAAAGAGGGTGACGGCGGTGCGTATGCAGTGTACGATATGACCGACACCTACGGCGCGAATGTTAAAGATTACAAACGCGGATTTTATATCGGTGACAATTTCAAAACGCTGACAGTCCGCGACGAAATAGATCTTGCAAAGGATAATTCCGAGATTTACTGGTTTATGCACACCACTGCGGACGCGTACGTTGCGGACGAAAGAACGGTTGCACTGTCAAAGGACGGCAAAACAATGACGCTTCGGTTTGACACCGACGCGCCCGATGCCGAAATCAGCATTATGGACGCTGTTCCGCTCCCGTCGTCACCGCAGGGCGAGGGACAGACAAACAACGTCGGCGTGCGCAAGGTTGCGATAAAATTAAACGCGTCGGGCAAGGTTAACCTCACCGTAAGGCTGGGCGAATTTGCAAAGGACGCGGACACAACGCCGATAAGCGGTTGGAGCGCACCGGCAAAATCAAACAGCGCGTACGATATGAGCGATTACGGATATTCGGGCGTTGTTTACGGCGAAAAAACCGACTCTTTGGCATATATCCCCGTTATGAGCGGTCAGAAACTGCCCGATGTAGAAATTGTTCCGAACGACCCTGAAAAGAGCGCGGAATATATAAAATCGGATAACGTAAATGTGCCCAACCTTATAAAAGTTTACAATGCGGATAAAACCCTCGGCAAAATGTATATTGTGCCGTACGACACGCAGAGAGGCACAAAAGATTTGATGTTTGACGAGCTTGAAATTAAGTCTTCTTACGTCAGCGACGAACCGCAGGCGGAAAACAAGCGCGAAAATATGTTTGACAACGATTTTTCGACAAGGTGGACAACAATGACGCGCGGTGAATATGCGGTGTTCGATCTCGGCAGTGTGCAGAGCGTAGACGCGGTTGCGGCAGGATTTTGGCAGAGTTTGGTGCGAAGTTATTATTTTGATTTGTACTGTTCCGCAGACGGTGTGAATTATGAAAAAATAGATTCGTTCACGTCATCTCCCGGCGCGGAGGAATATCAGGTTTTCGGCATAAACAGGGTTAACGCAAGGTATATAAAGCTTGTCGGAAACGGCTGCAGTGCAAATCCGAATACAAACATTCTGGAACTTAGAATTTTGAAACTAAATGACAAATTTGAAAAAATACGTTACGGAGGGGAGGAGTGA